The nucleotide window tgcaagtataattccttaattgaaataaattgcagatagcttttactggtcccctaatctggaacgaaggtttaaattaacctattagaatcctaacgggtctttaatttagccgtagcttagaccggtcagtttcgtagaatagttacggtttaatcgcgtgaaaggcgaaaaccgtgaatggagtgtgattttgacccaacaagtttgaagacttgttttataggggtataataatcatactctgggttttggggtcaaaacaatatggtttgacccgtttcggctaatttatgtaaactagttacataagccgaaccgtgcgcgcaaaaggcgcaacgggtaaccgtaagagtcctacactgttttcctaagtcaatatgctttaaagaggttgtggtatcagtaggataccttccataatgtccgtaacgagtttaagttcatattatgccccgtaggggtatttcggtctttttaaagattataaaagaggttttagagttctacaggaaatctgagtttcccgaacagtttataaagtctaaaatactttatttattatttaaaatcagtagcaactggaatcgggtcaaaagaccttgtagaactcaagttatggccgaaaagggcatatttggtatttaccgaaccgttgccataaccgcaggttatgagcaggttaaaaataattaaaaatatttaaaaatcccaaaatattattttacatcagtgagtaaaaggtttcgtgtcgaaatccgggtttagataggcgttatgctaattgcgctatttaattattaaagtttcgcaatttgcgctatttagcataactcatattctggacctcggattgacgtgaaattttagggacatgcttagaaatcagtaaccaaggttatgatcctttcacatttccgaaattctcgttttaattcaaaaagggcgttacggtcaacttttaagtatttaacggaaatgtgtaaaagactcggacaaacaacgaaccggtcacggagggttataccatcatgtaacctggtcctaagagagtcctaaggcatatctaaatcaaactttaacgggccagaactgaagtcaatgcaaaagtcaaacttttgcgacttttggctccgaaccgggtctaaacagaaaatggtcggatcaaacaagcttagactagtttatatacttattatcatgttttatgagtgttcaaacaggtcacatatcatctacattacagattatgcaagaaatcgcaaaatgacatttctgttgactttttctaagcacgtttgactcgatatttggactagttagagtgggaatcagagggtgcccttttaggggtttaatgcccacatgattaccatcatataactatctttgattcgacaaatcacttgaccattcgtgatttatcgcaaagtcaatcgttaattaagacggattgacttttaggctaaaactatggaaaaacgaaaccacaaagggttaggcaacttacagaagcttggtgcacgacttagaatgttagaagagtgcttgagagctctagagatggtttagaatgcaggtttgaggtgtgtttcacttatgcacaatgccttgccttttatagtgaaaaaatggacttaagatcatcacacatcaacctacaaggcatcatggatgttcagcaggtggccctgggtgctagggggcatgtagagggcgcccatgcttcatttattgctcaaatgattgttcacaacttcaaacagcaagtctgtccaagaattctgcatctgggacttgtacgcggcccgcattagattcaggctacatgcacgcgggccgcctgaatcttcatgtcaggaaacgtatccacaggtggctcgcggcccgcattaacttgtttatttcactcaggcgggccgcctgaggcctgatttccaagattttcaaatcttttgtaatcattaacctgacctttcggtttcgaaggggtaactttgcgatttggccctcgattatttaccgttaagggcctcgtgacctttactcgcattattaagtccccggttagtttaattactatccgaaaagccttaactttcattgttgacgcttttaacccctctcgtacgaatttgatcataactttctcgttttaaaacggaacttcgcgaaatttatatagtattttctagtgagtatattttactgttacaaagccttgggttcgtcaaagggtcattcagaggtataaaaacatgttgacacagttaacccctgcagcttgtaattcctcactttctcccgcgtttcgctccgtacgatccatgatttattcgtttgaaggtacgatcatcatttagggttactatacagtatatttacccttcgttgacatttataaccctcgaatttacatactttcaaggtttgtcaaccttagtcctttatttaatattcaatgccacgtgtaaacttatgacacgtgttaacacattattggacacaaaatttcgaggtgttacactaaaTCTTTCCATGGTTGACCCGCTTCTAAGACTTGATCACTTTCGCCTTTCTACCATCCAAATCTGCCATATAACATTTTCATATCATTAGCCTTGACCGAGAAATCTATACATATATACATTCCTACGGTAAACATAACAATGACAAATATATTAAGTGAACCGATTATTGGTAAACACCTTTTGAATTCTTTTCTTCTTCCATGTTACCGGTTCAAGCCACCCCGTTGTTTCTCACGACTTATCTACCCGttcattgttttcaaacatacaccTACATGGAAGATACCACAAAAATTTGCTTTTGCTAAGTGAGGACtcataatattatatttttttatcaaaCATAAAGGAGTTTTCAATGCTCATGACGCCTAATGAAACAACATCAGACCACTACTTCATTATCTCGAGTCACGCATTTGTGACTTTTTCCGTTATAATACGGGAGTCCCTTTTTTCCACACCTCATGTATATCCCTGCTAATATAGAGTCAATGACACTTCAAAGTAAACCATTATTAAAGCAATTCAGTCAATAAAATAAAATGCTAAACTGTCACATAACTATGTTGTAATTCATTAAACAACATATGTGATTATCAACGACCATTGTTACTTAACATATTCTTAATAATTCATGTATGCATTCATAACCTGCTCAATTAGGTTATATAATTTTAACGACACAAGTGTCATTTATTCATAAACACTATACAATGAACACATGCATTTGCACATACGGGTCACAATGCCCATGACTTTTTAGTTTAGCATACACATTCCATATTCATGGAATCACTCACTTTAActcatgtaaatatatataattatgttGAGGTTTACAACAATAATAAGAtcacttctgacgggttctttaTAAAATCCCCAAGATTATGCAAGtgttataaaatttatatttttcactCAGCTTTGCGCAGCTGTAGTAATTCAGTATATTCCCCTCTTTACATAGAGTATTTCAGTTCAAACTAAAATTCTTAGTGACGGCATCTCAGAGATCTTTCCGTGGATATAAAATACGCCCCGAACGGACATTCGGTTGATTTACTATGAATTTTTAAAGATCAGCAAAAATCTGGAAATAAGTTGAATTTTCAGTACTTGGGTATCTCGACCCATTAACAATTTGCATTCTTTTTCAATGGGTTTAAACCCGGAAAACGTCACAAAAACAATATGCTATTGTTAATTCAAACCCTATTCAATAATTTGTATTAGACCGTCCACCTTAACTATAAGATTTCGAGTTAACAAGAATACTATTTAATTCAATACAATTTAAACACATTCGAGTCACTCACCTTCGCCCGTAGGAGTGTTGTTGCTTTATCATTCGTTTGACCCGTTGCCATCCAAACGTTACCTCACCTATCTTGACAACAAATCAAACTTGCAAATCTAATACCTAAGTATTTATTCACCCATCATCAATCATGCGTTCTAAATCATTCTTTTACCCCAAATTTGTTAATTGATTTATTACCATTCATTTGACCCGTTATCACCCATTTTGTATAACCACAAGTTACGGGTTAATACTATCATATTAAGATTTAAAAGCATACTTAAAATCACAAATTAATAATAACACATAAGTTATTGTTCTAAACCAAACCATATACCTCCATTTACCCAAATGACCCATAAGGTCGATTAGCCCATTCTTTGACATAACAAACTCATATGTGTCATTatgataatatataataaaccAATTAACCAACTAGGTTTGTCATAGACTTGCACCCACTAATTAACTCTTGATTATTAACAAATCATTTCATGAAGTAAATATGGCAAATCtttcaaaaattcatttttattttggtttagGCATTTAATCAAACACTTGTCGTGCGTACATCATCTAATGCACAATTTTCAAGTATTCTAAGCATACTTTTACTAGTTCATACCATGGATTATCATAGTCAATCAAATTCATCAATTCTTCTTAATCTACATCAATTTTGTCTATAATTTCCTACTCATAGAAGATTATACATCAAAGTTACTTATAGTTACATCTACATAAACATCACATTCATCATAATACTACATCAAATGGGTTTCTACTTTAAATCATCCAAATGACCAAAATCAAACATAATTCTTGTTCTATAGTGTAATCCTAACTTACAATTACACAAATTTTTACATGAACTCATGATTGGGTTGAAACACACTTTCTACAAAATCATGAAATTATGAAATTCAACTTACCACTTGTTGAGTAAACTTAGATGATTGCAAATTAAGGCTTATGCATATGATTTGCTTTGAATTTCCTTTTCAATTTTACTAACTTCTGATTTGTGAGGGTTTCCATCCTTTTTCTCCTGCCTGGagcgacacacacacacacaccagatatgtgtgtttgtgtttcaagttttatttttaataaacttCTTTTTCCATGTACAAGTTTAGTCCCCCCAATTGAAGTGTTTACTTATTTTTTGGTCATAGTTCATTCATAAGATAATATTTCACATATATTCTAACTAAGTTATGCTTTCTAATTATTTTTGCACAAGTGTACGCTaaaacatttttggggtgttacattaagggctttacttcacgtgtcccagtggggatatgtgttgtgcattctacaactcgcagtcacgtctgtgcatatttctctgtcgataacctactagccttcactttatacatgtttcatgttggttatgcgtaaacgatttcgaactctattattattatcaaacttgtatgctcacctttacactatgtgtattgacctctatttttaacgtatgtgacaggtgcttaggatgtttTGCTGCTATGTaagaatcaagttaggatggagtcttagaaacaaacaatttaatgaaatctgagttgtcggaatggataatttgtctttgagaacaatgtctgtaataactgtttttattttatatgtttgtggtatgggacatgaacctttaatatattataactaatagttgttatggattctcctggacaatttgtttcgctcagtgccgcgccccgatgtttccgccatcggttggggtgtgacagttgatgTGTATTAGGAAGACTATCCTTCATAGACTGAATTAATTGCACCAATGCTTCTTGATTCGAGTTTATTTTAGTTTCCAATCTAGCGAAATTAGCATCATGATCATTGAGTCTCTGTTCCAACGACTGATTTCTCGTAGCCATTGTTGATTGATTCTGATCGAAAGAATGATCAAAATTGAGTTGAATTGAACTGAAATTGAACGAACAATTGATCAATTTCGATTGAAATGAACTGATTAGACTGAATTCTAACTGAATTGGAACAAAATTGATACCGAATTGAACGAATTATCGAAGTATTTCAACACAAGAGTGTCCAAGGATTGaacagctctgataccacttgataaGAATGAAGAGAGAAtctagagagaaagaaaagatttCATTATCACCAAGCTAGCTACTAAGGCTGTTACATCTTGTTATTATACTCACTAACTACTAACTACCTTCTAACAACAAACTAACTAAACATTTACCATTCTAGTCCCTCATCAGTCCCCTGTTTTACACTTTAGGCTTACAATCAATATTACATTTTAACCCTTTGACTATACATCCGTAACAGTGATACTTGATACTCATCTCATCCAAACATTGGCTGTTAAATAAATAACGTAGCTCTGGTTAGTTGATCAACCCATTTGTTGATGATCTGCCTCCACCACCTATTGTAGCATGATTGATACTTGCGGTGCTTTGATTCCCCAACAATGGTGAACGCTAACGAGTGTTTTGATCCAATGCTGATATCCTGAACAAAGCACTATCAGTTAGGGTGGTAAATGGAGATATCGAAACGCGTTTGAACACCGTATCTGACTTTAGTTATGGATGTGGTCATGCCTATATCTATAAGACATATCCAAGGGACTACTTAAGGTAATTTGCCACTTCCCTTAAAACTCCTTTCATGCATGATGTGCAAGTGTTCAAAGCACATGAATATCAAAAGTAAATCAACTTTTCAATAATACCCTTCACTCAAAAAAGAAAAACACGGGGTACAAGTCTTTATACTTATTGTACAACCCATGAAAGCCTTAAAATACTTAGAGATTAAATGAGCGGGACTTTAATGGGCtccgaaaaattcaaaatttgaaacgcTTCATATCTCCCCCCTAGAACTATACTCCCATCTCTCATTTCACACAACCGCACCTCAAGGCTAGAGAGAGAAAAAGATGAATCCCCACCGCCcgaaactcaccaacctaagtgatatgtttcccgccgcatcgcgcgggtaaatggctagtatagatatataggggaaggttcaattAAAAACTCCTTTTATCACGAGAACTCGagaactaactaaaaaagcctaaaaaacataccaatatatatatatatatgtgtatatatatatatatatatagggttaggttaacgtataATACCCcttatcgtacaatatgtacacgctcatctcagccgtcagatctccatcccacattgaaatcgcatgttggttttttgtaacaatttcgcatgttggttttttaacatgcgaattcatcaaaaataccacatgcgaaattgttataaaaaaccaacatgcgattttatcaaaattatcacatgcaaaattgttacaaaaaccaacatgcgatttcatcaaaattgcaatttcatccatgctattttataacatgcgattttacATATCGTACGTTAAGAGATATTGTACAgtacacacactctctctctctctatatatatatatatatatatttcttctACCAATTTTCACTAGTTTTTgtgtataaattttttttttcagaaaaaaaaaaattgtagtgcacatgtgtaataatacacatgtgcattacaattttttttgaagaaaagttttttttatatataaaaaatagcgatttttaataaaaaaattgtaaaagaaAAAGTTTGGTATATTTTTTAGTCTTTTTTAGTTCCTTTCCGAGTTCTCGCGATAAAGTTAGCTTTCGCTTGaactctcccctatatatatttatatattttaaatcaaTCAAAGGGCATTTTGGGCAAACAAAACTTTTACGTTATCCTGAAAACCCCCCCTTTGCACACAGATAAACTTCATCTTCAACCAAATCTTCTTCTTCCCAGAGAGCACAACTTACGAAAATGGCGATTGCCCTCTCATCCCTCACATCCTCCTTCTCTTCTCTCTCTTTCTCCTCCCAAATCTCCCAAAAACCCTTTTCTCTTTCACTCACCCCGTCCCTAAAATCAACCAATTCATCTCAATTCCCCAAATCAAAACCCTCATCTCTCACCGTAGTTGCCACAGTCGCCGCTGAGCCTCTCACCGCCGATTTGGAGACTTTGAGTCTCGAAAAATATGTCAAATCTAGACTCCCTGGTGGCTTCGCTGCCCAGACGCTTATCGGCACCGGCCGCCGGAAATGTGCCATTGCTAGGGTGGTTATTCAGGAAGGTACCGGAAAGTTTATAATTAATTACCGTGATGCCaaggtaagtttttttttttttttttttttttttaatcaatttttttatatgttattgAGTTATGAAGTATTTAGTTTATAAAACTACATCTGTTTGATAAAAGGATATGAAATATGTTGTGTTGCTAAGCACTCCAGGCACAGAAtcttaggtagcgttcgtttcattgaatggaatggaattaggaagtttttctttgtaaaattgatcttggtttggggagggaggaatttgaaatccaatgaatttctttaatcaatgaaatttgtgactatttcaacattccattccattccttcattagagtgaaggatttctaaggaatgttgaaatagtcacaaatttcattagagtgaaggatttcaaattcctccctcccccaaccaagatcaattttacaaagaaaaacttcctaattccattccattccatgaaacgaacgctaccttaaaGTTAGTATTAAGTTTCAGCCACCACCCCTAAATAAGCCTGAAACATGTCTAAATCCCCTAGGAATGGTATTTTATAGCTTAAAAAAACCGTCGCTTTAAAGTGCGAGGAGCGCTTTTGGCAACATAGACTTGTTATCCTGCTAACCCATTCGTGTTATGGAGTCATAAACAGGTTAGACGGGTTGAACCTGTTTAGTCACATGTTTATAATCATGTCATTAGGATTAGGCATGTAAACGAAGCGAACGTTCGTGAACTGTTTGTGAACTTGTtcgacgggaagttcgtttatttaataaacgaacgaacatgaacaaaattATTTGttcgttttattaaataaacgaacatgaacacgtGTGTGGTTCGTTAcatttatgtttgtgaacgttCGTTTATGCTTGTTCATTtacgtttgtttgtttgtttatgttttaataaatatatatggaGTTGTATTTGTACAAATATGAACATAAAAAAAGAggctttctaactacttatatgtATATAACTAATTGATAACTGGGCTTTCCAATAATAAAAATAAGCTTTCCAATAGAACTTATTGTAATTAATCAATCATTTATATAAAAAAGCTactttatgttcgtttatgtttggtCATTAATGTCCATGTGTGTTGTTTTATGTTGGTGAAATTGTGttcatttaagtttgtttgtttatgttcgtgaactgttcattTAGGTcttaaacgaacacaaacatgcccattttcttaagtaacgaacacaaacaaaaaaacCTGTTTGATTATATGTTCATGTTTGGTTAAACTGAA belongs to Helianthus annuus cultivar XRQ/B chromosome 5, HanXRQr2.0-SUNRISE, whole genome shotgun sequence and includes:
- the LOC110941474 gene encoding 30S ribosomal protein S9, chloroplastic; amino-acid sequence: MAIALSSLTSSFSSLSFSSQISQKPFSLSLTPSLKSTNSSQFPKSKPSSLTVVATVAAEPLTADLETLSLEKYVKSRLPGGFAAQTLIGTGRRKCAIARVVIQEGTGKFIINYRDAKEYLQGNPLWLQYIKIPLATLGYETSYDVFVKAHGGGLSGQAQAISLGIARALLKVSEDHRKPLRKEGLLTRDARIVERKKPGLKKARKAPQFSKR